In Camelina sativa cultivar DH55 chromosome 16, Cs, whole genome shotgun sequence, a single window of DNA contains:
- the LOC104751943 gene encoding casein kinase II subunit alpha-3 — protein sequence MSKSRVYTDVNVVRPKEYWDYDSLVVQWGYQDDYEVVRKVGRGKYSEVFEGKNVNTNERCIIKILKPVKKKKIKREIKILQNLCGGPNIVKLYDIVRDEHSKTPSLIFEFVNSVDFKVLYPTLTDYDIRFYIYELLKALDFCHSQGIMHRDVKPHNVMIDHQLRKLRLIDWGLAEFYHPGKEYNVRVASRYFKGPELLVDLQDYDYSLDMWSLGCMFAGMIFRKEPFFYGHDNHDQLVKIAKVLGTDELNTYLNKYQLDLDPQLEALVGRHNRKPWSKFINADNQHLVSPEAIDFLDKLLRYDHQDRLTAREAMAHPYFAQVKAAVSNRLLSQ from the exons ATGTCGAAATCTAGGGTTTATACCGATGTTAACGTTGTTCGTCCCAAAGAGTACTGGGACTACGACTCTCTTGTTGTTCAATGGGG TTATCAAGATGATTATGAGGTTGTGAGAAAAGTTGGTAGAGGAAAATACAGTGAAGTGTTCGAAGGCAAAAACGTCAATACCAACGAACGATGCATTATCAAGATCCTTAAACccgtcaagaagaagaag ataaagagagagatcaagatACTTCAGAACCTCTGTGGTGGACCAAATATTGTTAAGCTGTATGATATTGTCAGAGATGAGCACTCCAAAACACCTAGCTTGATATTTGAGTTTGTTAACAGTGTGGACTTTAAAGTCTTGTATCCGACATTGACTGATTACGATATCCGGTTCTATATTTATGAGCTGCTTAAG GCATTGGATTTCTGTCATTCTCAAGGAATAATGCATAGGGATGTTAAGCCTCACAATGTCATGATAGATCATCAGCTGCGTAAACTTCGTCTGATAGACTGGGGTCTTGCTGAGTTTTACCATCCTGGAAAGGAGTATAATGTTCGAGTTGCCTCACG ATACTTCAAGGGTCCCGAGCTACTAGTTGATCTACAGGATTATGACTATTCTTTAGACATGTGGAGTCTTGGCTGCATGTTTGCTGGCATG ATATTTCGTAAGGAACCGTTCTTCTATGGCCATGATAATCATGATCAACTTGTCAAAATCGCCAAG GTGTTGGGAACCGATGAGTTAAATACTTACCTTAACAAATATCAGCTAGATCTAGATCCTCAACTGGAAGCACTTGTTGGAAG GCATAACAGGAAACCATGGTCTAAGTTTATCAATGCAGACAACCAACATTTGGTCTCACCTGAG GCCATTGATTTTCTCGATAAGCTTCTTCGGTATGATCATCAAGACAGATTAACCGCAAGAGAAGCCATG GCTCATCCATACTTCGCTCAAGTTAAAGCTGCAGTGAGCAACAGGCTACTAAGCCAGTAA
- the LOC104751944 gene encoding uncharacterized protein At2g23090: MGGGNAQKSAMARAKNLEKAKAAGKGSQLEANKKAMSIQCKVCMQTFICTTSEVKCREHAEAKHPKADVVTCFPHLKK, translated from the exons ATGGGTGGCGGAAACGCACAGAAGTCAGCCATGGCTCGCGCCAAAAACTTGGAAAAGGCAAAGGCTGCTGGAAAAG GAAGCCAACTGGAAGCTAACAAGAAAGCTATGTCGATTCAG TGCAAGGTTTGTATGCAAACATTCATCTGCACTACATCGGAAGTGAAATGCAGGGAGCACGCCGAGGCGAAGCATCCCAAGGCTGATGTTGTCACTTGCTTCCCTCACCTCAAGAAGTGA
- the LOC104751945 gene encoding prolyl 4-hydroxylase 13-like, which yields MRSYGKEKKQQLGFPYIFIAFCFLFAIIGFSFFILLSQRHYSDIPTRRSVNEETESLDHGSVPNNIPFQVLSWNPRVFYLRNFATKQQCEAIVDLAKPKLKPSKLALRKGETADTTRNVRTSTGVFIGADEDESGLLDAIEEKIASATRIPSDYYESFNILRYQLGQKYDSHYDAFNPAEYGPQISQRLVTFLLFLSTVEEGRETMFPFENGRNMNGSYDYEKCIGLKVKPRQGDAIFFYNLFPNKTIDQTSLHGSCPVIKGEKWVATKWIRDQIYD from the exons ATGAGATCTTATGGCaaagagaagaagcagcagcTAGGGTTTCCTTACATTTTCATTGCGTTTTGCTTTCTTTTCGCCATCATtggtttctccttcttcattcttctctctcag AGACATTACAGTGACATTCCAACACGAAGATCTGTAAACGAGGAAACTGAATCTTTAGATCATGGTTCTGTCCCTAACAACATTCCTTTTCAG GTTTTAAGCTGGAATCCTCGAGTTTTTTACTTGAGGAATTTCGCAACTAAACAACAATGTGAAGCCATAGTCGATCTGGCAAAGCCTAAGCTTAAGCCTTCTAAGCTTGCTTTAAGGAAAGGCGAAACGGCAGATACCACTCGAAACGTTAGAACcag CACTGGAGTGTTCATCGGTGCTGATGAAGATGAGTCCGGGCTTTTAGATGCCATCGAAGAGAAAATTGCTTCAGCCACAAGAATCCCTAGTGATTATTACGAA tCATTCAACATCTTGAGGTATCAGCTTGGCCAGAAGTATGATTCACATTATGATGCTTTCAATCCAGCTGAGTATGGTCCTCAGATAAGCCAAAGG CTTGTGACTTTCTTATTGTTCTTATCAACTGTTGAAGAAGGTCGAGAGACAATGTTCCCATTCGAG AATGGGAGAAACATGAATGGAAGTTATGATTATGAGAAGTGTATTGGTCTGAAAGTAAAGCCGCGACAAGGCGACGCCATTTTCTTCTACAATTTGTTCCCAAACAAAACAATCGATCAG aCATCTCTCCATGGAAGCTGTCCTGTTATTAAGGGTGAGAAATGGGTTGCCACCAAATGGATACGAGACCAAATTTATGATTGA
- the LOC104751946 gene encoding molybdate-anion transporter: MGVVIETIIWEPSSSFFVFFFVSTFLSILLFPYLAKNRTFGTFDHSVSSSFARFQRWFLAIYTLSSVMEGLWSVYGELVLSSYGLSKESMVFYLCVAYSTALVLGPLLGVISDLMGQKRICLLFCVLHFVVGVWKRVTMSPSAWFANICLSLAGLVYSFGFETWLVVEHEKQSQRNDSLNETFWLMTFLESASLLGGQVLANWLVDENVQHGIASSAMASLLLSVVAIVCIVQTAKEPLKTLPFRDYSVAFYAYVLGDKRIWFLGTAQACLQFSTAVFWILWAPTIVADGREVNLGLIYPCFLGSRMLGSTVFPWLMSGQSLLRLEDCLVYIYAILGIVFSIVAYDYQEIRILVVLFCLFHGCAGLALPLLARLRTMYVPNELRGGMISLSQVPANAAILFCLIQRGYSNKIENSTMMAFGAISLFTASGCIYLLRRWGKSPHQDWHKL; this comes from the exons ATGGGTGTCGTAATTGAGACTATTATCTGGGAACCAAGCTCaagtttcttcgtcttcttcttcgtttccaCATTTTTATCGATACTTCTGTTTCCTTACTTGGCTAAGAACAGAACTTTTGGTACCTTTGATCATTCTGTTTCCTCTTCTTTCGCTCGGTTCCAGAGATGGTTTCTAGCTATCTACACTCTATCTTCAG TGATGGAAGGTTTATGGTCTGTGTATGGAGAATTGGTGTTATCATCTTATGGTTTAAGTAAGGAATCAATGGTTTTTTATCTCTGTGTTGCCTATTCGACTGCTCTTGTTCTCGGTCCTTTACTTGGTGTGATTTCTGATCTCAT GGGTCAGAAGAGAATTTGTCTACTCTTTTGTGTATTGCACTTCGTTGTTGGTGTGTGGAAGAGGGTTACAATGAGTCCTAGTGCTTGGTTTGCAAATATTTGTCTCTCTCTTGCTGGTCTTGTATATTCGTTTGGGTTTGAGACTTGGCTAGTTGTGGAACATGAAAAG CAAAGTCAGAGGAATGACTCGTTAAATGAAACATTCTGGTTGATGACTTTCCTTGAGTCTGCATCTTTACTAGGAGGTCAAGTTCTAGCAAATTGGCTTGTAGATGAAAATGTTCAGCATGGTATTGCATCGTCTGCTATGGCGTCTTTGTTATTGTCTGTTGTGGCCATTGTTTGTATTGTCCAGACTGCGAAAGAGCCTTTGAAGACCCTCCCATTTAGGGATTATTCTGTAGCTTTCTATGCATATGTTCTTGGTG ATAAAAGAATATGGTTCCTGGGAACTGCACAAGCCTGCCTCCAGTTTTCCACTGCAGTCTTTTGGATTCTTTGGGCACCAACCATCGTG GCTGATGGGCGAGAAGTAAATCTAGGATTAATATATCCATGTTTCTTGGGTTCAAGAATGCTTGGGAGTACAGTATTCCCATGGCTTATGAGTGGACAATCATTGCTACGTCTTGAAGATTGCTTAGTGTACATATATGCAATACTTGGGATTGTGTTTTCTATTGTAGCCTATGATTATCAG GAAATCCGAATCTTAGTAGTACTTTTCTGCTTATTTCATGGCTGTGCTGGACTTGCCCTGCCATTGCTTGCAAGACTAAGAACAAT GTATGTGCCAAATGAATTGCGTGGCGGGATGATAAGCCTCTCTCAAGTCCCAGCTAATGCAgctattttgttttgcttaatacAG AGAGGGTACTCTAACAAGATTGAGAACTCAACAATGATGGCTTTTGGTGCCATTTCTTTATTCACTGCATCtggttgtatatatttattgagaCGATGGGGAAAGTCACCACATCAAGATTGGCACAAACTATGA
- the LOC104751942 gene encoding casein kinase II subunit alpha-4, chloroplastic, translated as MALRPCTGFTISSLRNASAANNNLFSLLSSSSPAKRNILFSSLRDHLRRFASSASLYRQHLRNQQQQQQQQQSRVKDKSDTLAQKIGKSIRRAGAPSKARVYADVNVVRPKDYWDYESLAVQWGVQDDYEVVRKVGRGKYSEVFEGIHATDNEKCVIKILKPVKKKKIKREIKILQNLCGGPNIVKLLDIVRDQQSKTPSLIFEHVNNKDFKVLYPTLSDYDVRYYIFELLKALDFCHSRGIMHRDVKPHNVMIDHEQRKLRLIDWGLAEFYHPGKEYNVRVASRYFKGPELLVDLQDYDYSLDLWSLGCMFAGMIFRKEPFFYGHDNYDQLVKIAKVLGTDELNAYLNKYRIELDPNLASLVGRHSRKPWSKFINSENQHLAVPEAIDFVDKLLRYDHQERPTAKEAMAHPYFYPIRNAESSRTPRGQ; from the exons ATGGCCTTAAGGCCTTGTACTGGATTCACAATCTCCTCTCTTCGCAACGCTTCCGCCGCCAACaacaatctcttctctctcctctcttcgtCGTCTCCGGCGAAGAGAAACATCCTTTTCTCCTCTCTCCGGGACCATCTCCGTCGTTTCGCATCCAGCGCCTCTCTTTACCGTCAGCATCTTCGgaatcagcagcagcagcagcaacaacagcaatCGCGCGTGAAAGATAAATCGGACACGCTGGCGCAGAAGATCGGTAAATCTATCCGGCGTGCCGGTGCGCCGTCGAAAGCTAGGGTTTACGCTGATGTCAACGTTGTTAGACCTAAGGATTATTGGGATTACGAGTCTCTTGCTGTTCAATGGGG TGTACAGGATGATTATGAGGTGGTGAGGAAGGTAGGAAGGGGGAAATACAGCGAGGTCTTTGAAGGCATTCATGCCACTGATAACGAGAAATGCGTTATCAAGATTTTGAAGCctgtgaaaaagaagaag ATTAAGAGAGAGATTAAGATTCTGCAGAACCTCTGCGGTGGGCCAAATATTGTAAAATTGCTCGACATTGTTAGAGATCAGCAGTCGAAGACGCCCAGCTTGATATTTGAACATGTGAACAATAAGGATTTTAAAGTCCTCTATCCAACTCTCTCTGACTATGATGTtcgatattatatatttgagcTTCTAAAG GCGCTGGATTTCTGCCATTCACGTGGAATCATGCACAGAGATGTGAAACCGCATAATGTCATGATTGATCACGAGCAGCGGAAACTTCGTTTAATTGACTGGGGTCTGGCAGAATTCTATCATCCAGGGAAAGAATACAATGTTCGAGTTGCTTCAAG GTACTTCAAAGGTCCAGAGCTGCTGGTAGACTTACAGGACTATGACTATTCCTTAGACTTGTGGAGTCTTGGGTGTATGTTTGCTGGAATG ATATTCCGCAAAGAGCCGTTCTTTTATGGTCATGACAACTACGATCAATTGGTCAAAATTGCAAAG GTACTTGGCACAGACGAACTCAATGCCTACCTGAACAAATACCGCATAGAGTTGGACCCTAATCTTGCATCCCTTGTGGGCAG ACATAGCCGGAAGCCATGGTCAAAGTTCATCAATTCTGAAAACCAGCACTTAGCAGTTCCTGAG GCTATCGATTTTGTGGACAAGTTGCTGAGATATGATCACCAAGAAAGGCCAACAGCTAAAGAAGCAATG gCGCATCCATATTTCTACCCGATTAGAAATGCAGAAAGCAGCCGTACGCCACGGGGCCAATGA